From a region of the Paenibacillus lutimineralis genome:
- the rlmD gene encoding 23S rRNA (uracil(1939)-C(5))-methyltransferase RlmD: MKANAGKAEAIAGLPVVKNDEVIIDIIGMNHDGEGVGRAEGYTLFVAGALPGEQARVKVLKTKKQYGYAKLLELLQTSPQRVTAPCPIYHQCGGCQLQHLGYSGQLEWKRQHVVDALERIGKLTVAKEDDSTAIRVLPTLGMSEPWRYRNKAQVPVGVTDGALVGGFYARGSHRIIDMETCLIQHENNDDVVAKVKEIARRLGISAYDEESGQGLLRHVVVKVGFKTGEMMLVLVTNGDKIPRAQEWIEAIRHEIPAVVSICQNVNKRQTNVIFGDVTRVLWGRETIYDYIGDVKFAISARSFYQVNPVQTEVLYGKTVEYAGLTGKETVIDAYCGIGTISLFLAQHAAKVYGVEIVPEAIEDARRNAKLNGMDNVTFEVGASEDVIPSWKEQDIEADIIVVDPPRKGCDPRLLETILEMKPERVVYVSCNPSTLARDLRVLEDGGYRTVEVQPVDMFPHTVHVECCSLLVRND, from the coding sequence GGTGTAGGCCGTGCTGAAGGCTACACCTTGTTCGTTGCAGGAGCGCTCCCGGGTGAACAAGCGCGGGTTAAGGTGCTGAAGACGAAGAAGCAGTACGGTTACGCCAAGCTGCTTGAGCTGCTTCAGACTAGTCCGCAGCGTGTAACAGCGCCTTGCCCGATCTATCATCAATGCGGCGGCTGCCAGCTTCAACATTTGGGCTATTCTGGTCAATTGGAGTGGAAACGCCAGCATGTTGTGGACGCGCTGGAGCGGATTGGGAAGCTGACGGTGGCGAAGGAAGACGATTCAACTGCTATTAGAGTACTGCCGACTTTAGGAATGTCCGAACCGTGGCGCTATCGTAACAAAGCCCAGGTACCCGTTGGCGTGACAGATGGAGCGTTGGTCGGAGGATTTTATGCTCGCGGTAGTCACCGTATCATCGACATGGAGACCTGTCTGATCCAGCATGAGAACAATGACGATGTAGTCGCTAAGGTGAAGGAGATCGCCCGTCGTCTTGGCATCTCTGCTTACGATGAAGAATCCGGACAAGGATTGCTTCGTCATGTTGTCGTGAAAGTTGGCTTCAAGACGGGGGAAATGATGCTCGTCCTCGTAACGAATGGGGACAAGATTCCACGGGCCCAGGAATGGATCGAAGCAATCCGTCATGAGATTCCGGCGGTCGTAAGTATCTGCCAGAACGTGAATAAGAGACAGACGAACGTTATCTTTGGCGATGTAACCCGCGTCTTGTGGGGACGTGAGACGATCTACGATTACATTGGGGACGTGAAGTTTGCCATCTCGGCGCGTTCTTTTTATCAAGTGAACCCTGTGCAAACAGAGGTTCTGTACGGGAAAACCGTAGAGTATGCTGGACTCACTGGCAAGGAAACAGTAATCGACGCATATTGCGGAATCGGCACCATTTCCTTGTTCCTGGCTCAACATGCCGCTAAAGTGTATGGTGTCGAAATTGTACCAGAAGCGATTGAGGATGCTCGTCGCAACGCTAAGCTGAACGGCATGGATAACGTAACCTTTGAGGTCGGCGCCTCTGAGGATGTCATTCCGTCCTGGAAGGAGCAAGACATCGAAGCCGACATCATCGTCGTCGACCCGCCGCGTAAAGGCTGTGACCCTCGCCTGCTAGAGACGATCCTCGAAATGAAGCCAGAGCGGGTGGTATATGTGAGCTGCAACCCTTCTACGTTAGCACGGGATTTGCGGGTACTAGAGGACGGCGGCTATCGCACTGTTGAGGTGCAGCCGGTGGATATGTTCCCGCATACGGTGCATGTGGAGTGTTGCTCACTGTTGGTTAGGAATGACTAA
- a CDS encoding toll/interleukin-1 receptor domain-containing protein, with amino-acid sequence MASYSESLIEKTHEKKIEIIETMATRYDFAGIRLVGQASGINIAYFVGEKMTTFEMVESLFQVAERKGKLMQLVEQLIEPERNAANDIRNLLGVQDKPRLESIDTFTSSNNITKKVFLSHSSNDKPFVRKLSDKLHKDGFQSWVDEVEIKVGFSISNSIESGILTSGYFVIVLTPDAVSSEWVRRELDIATLREIRQKDIFVLPILLKDCTIPSMIATKKYANFKDSFDHGYSELLEALK; translated from the coding sequence ATGGCAAGTTATTCGGAATCACTTATTGAAAAAACACACGAAAAGAAAATTGAAATAATTGAAACAATGGCAACTCGTTATGATTTTGCAGGTATAAGGCTTGTAGGGCAGGCTTCTGGAATAAATATAGCCTACTTTGTTGGGGAGAAAATGACTACCTTTGAAATGGTGGAATCATTGTTTCAGGTTGCTGAAAGAAAAGGTAAACTTATGCAACTGGTAGAGCAATTAATAGAACCGGAGCGCAATGCAGCAAACGATATACGGAATCTTTTGGGGGTACAAGACAAACCAAGATTAGAGAGCATTGATACTTTTACTTCCTCGAATAACATTACTAAGAAGGTGTTTCTTAGCCACTCAAGTAATGATAAGCCATTTGTGCGGAAATTGAGCGATAAATTGCACAAGGATGGTTTTCAAAGCTGGGTTGATGAAGTTGAAATAAAGGTAGGATTTTCTATAAGTAATTCTATCGAAAGCGGAATTTTAACAAGTGGTTATTTTGTTATTGTTCTTACTCCAGATGCTGTTTCTTCCGAATGGGTGCGCCGCGAGCTAGATATTGCAACTCTTAGAGAAATTAGACAAAAGGATATTTTTGTATTACCTATCTTGCTAAAAGATTGCACAATACCGTCAATGATTGCCACTAAAAAGTATGCGAACTTTAAAGACTCCTTCGATCATGGGTATAGTGAGCTATTAGAAGCTCTAAAATAA
- a CDS encoding YecA family protein: MWKKMFRSKSSIDYRKRFLCPECECNSLYIIHDSACECENGCDDSLININAIFREDNFDGFFSSDYIREHFWIDDNQLNDMLSGIIKDNRYKLLSDNEKQKITDFLFKRTSQIEEKLDDLVVNYLNENSLKAVPPEMTVFGYLINLLEDMHFFINLCCKDLALFNCGIIFAPIQFYSGRFFYNNAIEHIFQANERLYVILGILYNYNFDYDLSRNKSYKIENYIKSNTEYKKSDVKKILESLKSNQMYDTIKSMRQINTHDLSYFSKTIEDQIRKDAVKALEFWDRDGDEVDSELYLPQIRNLIFCLEKHYDLLDLLILKIGQETNIGELNSFPMIGKFMEKKLQSTLKQYNVQDIEKLEEYKLRLFYKLSNYGDVLIGDIFFRLNEVVRCIFDYCNIENQFFYQMWISKANLNLNDLIDKQYLLYSALSRIYSCYDKISRYLANHYPEYSDIKYFQDFEKISTKSSMVNIIKEVLNDKQYKLLNELRNDIYHNLRAGALHGDEGLKYYNNYLFIIVFENTKKIFDLIEYLSIKSNHKVGRNEPCPCGSRLKYKKCCG, translated from the coding sequence ATGTGGAAAAAAATGTTTAGAAGTAAATCGAGTATCGATTATAGAAAAAGATTCTTATGTCCAGAATGCGAATGTAACTCTTTATATATAATTCATGACAGTGCATGTGAATGTGAGAATGGTTGTGACGATAGCTTGATAAATATAAATGCTATCTTTAGAGAAGATAATTTTGATGGCTTTTTCTCATCAGATTATATTAGAGAACATTTTTGGATTGACGATAATCAATTGAATGATATGTTAAGCGGAATTATTAAAGATAATAGATATAAATTATTGTCTGATAACGAAAAGCAAAAAATTACAGACTTTTTATTTAAGAGAACAAGTCAAATTGAAGAAAAGCTAGATGATTTAGTTGTTAATTATTTGAATGAAAATAGCCTAAAAGCTGTGCCCCCGGAGATGACTGTTTTTGGGTATCTAATTAACCTCTTAGAAGATATGCACTTTTTCATAAATCTTTGCTGTAAGGACCTAGCATTATTCAATTGTGGTATTATATTTGCACCTATACAGTTCTACTCAGGTAGATTCTTTTATAATAACGCCATTGAACATATTTTTCAGGCAAACGAAAGATTATATGTTATTTTAGGTATACTTTATAACTATAATTTTGATTATGATTTATCTCGCAATAAGTCTTATAAAATAGAAAACTATATTAAAAGCAATACTGAATATAAGAAATCCGATGTGAAAAAAATTCTTGAAAGTCTTAAGAGTAACCAAATGTACGACACAATAAAGTCCATGAGACAAATCAACACACATGATTTATCATATTTCTCTAAAACAATTGAAGACCAAATTAGAAAAGATGCAGTGAAAGCACTGGAGTTCTGGGATAGGGATGGGGATGAAGTAGATTCTGAATTATATTTGCCGCAAATAAGAAACCTTATATTCTGTTTGGAAAAGCATTATGATTTGCTTGATCTGTTGATTTTAAAAATAGGACAAGAAACAAACATAGGTGAATTAAATTCTTTTCCAATGATCGGAAAATTTATGGAGAAGAAATTACAGTCAACTTTAAAGCAATATAACGTTCAAGATATAGAGAAATTAGAAGAATATAAATTAAGGCTGTTTTACAAACTTTCTAATTATGGAGACGTGTTAATTGGTGATATATTTTTTAGATTGAATGAAGTAGTACGTTGCATTTTTGATTATTGTAATATAGAAAATCAGTTTTTTTATCAAATGTGGATTAGTAAGGCAAATCTAAACTTAAATGACTTGATAGACAAGCAATATTTACTTTATAGTGCTCTCTCGAGAATCTACTCCTGCTATGATAAAATATCTCGATATTTAGCAAATCATTATCCTGAATACTCAGATATTAAGTACTTTCAAGATTTTGAAAAAATATCAACAAAGTCTTCAATGGTTAACATAATTAAAGAGGTATTGAACGATAAGCAATATAAACTGCTTAATGAACTGAGGAACGACATCTATCACAATTTACGTGCAGGTGCATTACATGGTGATGAGGGATTAAAATACTATAATAATTATTTGTTCATTATTGTATTTGAGAATACCAAAAAAATATTTGATTTAATCGAATATCTTAGTATTAAAAGTAACCATAAAGTTGGTAGAAACGAACCGTGTCCGTGTGGGAGTAGATTAAAATATAAAAAATGTTGCGGATAG
- a CDS encoding helix-turn-helix domain-containing protein — MYRATYVRFFIWSSIMLSILIIPFSLFFADRFSHYAYEQAGEFNQEKIGQTVERTQYMLMKLKLYSLNIYEDQSIQNWMYAQTDDELVDAEALRVLTKYLANEPFIDRAYLINTRLEKGISSTIGLARFPEFPDNEILLYLDANRPEFLRYFDHRTGDDSYLALIVPSTPARKEYYGYLVVLLDKKKLQKLFLTDHAETGNGLMILDDSGSLILGDSSGLDLEKLNNTRKSTDSGSYELVDNGVKWFVNYTAMPPQNWMMYSFTDLKNFQRKAQSFQWAIVMCSLLLLAVLFLAAFWHSKRFFGPLRRLADQLQRKVGLQAKNEYGVIEQGVELLRNHFSLIKAEYLRQWILQGRLYQSTREAISRESELLAFDLIRLVVIKIDSYSTFSEKYDFSSRRLMKYAMGNIAEELLREPGRVIEFVDFGGDHIVVLVGEANPDGDLIGALQTVRREVEKSTGLNITIAASDARHVHDDLRKVYDEISDLTMFKFISGDDKIYTSQDYESYLQTQRTLLDDTLTEHLIQSVRSGNEERMLSMLEELFLQLQTMKYSECKFQLNLLFFTIVKSFNKLTSIQSVESIENHLKHFSTLSEVSDWLKEELLRIINLLTSRKGFSRKDKVVEEMVEYVHYHIHDPMLSVDEIAEHVSLSKKYVRQLFDEVRGVSISNYILNTRIDKVKELLRNTDLPITDIFEQSGFQTKSHFFTAFKKAMGMTPNQYRLSSNEANA, encoded by the coding sequence GTGTATAGAGCGACATATGTACGTTTTTTTATTTGGAGCAGCATTATGCTCTCCATTCTCATTATACCGTTCTCCCTATTTTTTGCAGATCGGTTTTCTCATTATGCGTATGAGCAGGCGGGAGAATTCAACCAGGAAAAGATCGGCCAAACCGTGGAACGGACGCAATATATGTTAATGAAGCTAAAGCTATATAGCCTGAACATCTATGAAGACCAGAGTATTCAAAATTGGATGTATGCCCAAACCGACGATGAACTGGTCGATGCTGAGGCCCTCCGGGTGTTAACCAAATACTTAGCGAACGAACCGTTTATCGATAGGGCTTATTTGATCAATACCAGACTGGAAAAAGGGATATCCTCCACCATCGGCCTAGCTCGCTTCCCGGAGTTCCCGGATAATGAAATCCTGCTGTATTTGGACGCGAACCGGCCTGAATTTCTACGGTATTTTGACCACCGGACTGGAGATGATTCCTATCTTGCGCTTATCGTTCCTTCAACGCCCGCCCGTAAGGAGTATTACGGTTATCTGGTTGTGCTTTTGGATAAAAAGAAGCTGCAAAAACTCTTTTTGACCGATCATGCCGAAACCGGCAATGGACTGATGATCTTGGATGATTCCGGCAGTTTGATCTTGGGTGATTCGAGCGGGCTGGATTTGGAAAAGTTGAACAATACGCGAAAAAGTACGGACAGCGGTTCCTATGAATTGGTCGATAACGGGGTCAAATGGTTTGTCAATTACACCGCCATGCCTCCACAGAATTGGATGATGTATTCCTTTACCGATTTGAAAAACTTTCAAAGAAAAGCGCAATCGTTCCAGTGGGCGATTGTCATGTGTTCCTTGCTCCTGCTTGCTGTGCTATTCTTGGCGGCATTCTGGCATTCAAAACGGTTCTTCGGTCCGCTGCGACGGCTGGCGGATCAGCTGCAGCGTAAAGTCGGTCTGCAAGCCAAGAACGAATACGGTGTTATCGAGCAGGGAGTTGAGCTTCTCCGTAATCATTTTTCACTCATTAAAGCGGAATATTTACGGCAATGGATTTTACAAGGGAGGCTCTATCAAAGCACCCGGGAAGCGATCTCGCGCGAATCCGAGCTGCTTGCCTTCGATCTCATACGGCTTGTTGTGATAAAAATCGACTCCTACAGTACATTTTCGGAAAAGTACGATTTCAGTTCCCGCAGGCTGATGAAATACGCAATGGGCAACATTGCTGAAGAGCTTCTCCGCGAACCGGGCAGGGTCATTGAATTTGTTGACTTTGGAGGGGACCATATCGTCGTTCTCGTTGGAGAGGCAAACCCGGACGGCGATTTAATCGGCGCTTTGCAGACTGTCAGGAGGGAAGTTGAGAAAAGCACCGGCCTCAACATAACGATAGCGGCGAGCGACGCCCGGCACGTGCACGACGATCTGCGCAAAGTGTACGATGAAATTTCCGATCTGACGATGTTTAAATTTATTAGCGGTGACGACAAAATCTATACCTCGCAAGATTACGAGAGTTATTTGCAGACGCAACGCACCCTTTTGGATGACACCCTGACCGAGCATTTGATCCAATCGGTACGAAGCGGTAATGAGGAGAGAATGCTAAGTATGTTGGAGGAACTGTTTCTCCAGCTGCAGACGATGAAATATTCGGAATGCAAATTTCAGCTGAATCTCCTGTTTTTCACCATCGTCAAATCGTTCAATAAGCTGACATCCATCCAGAGCGTTGAGAGCATTGAAAACCATTTGAAACACTTTTCCACGTTAAGCGAGGTTAGCGATTGGCTGAAAGAAGAGCTTCTGAGGATCATAAACCTGCTTACGAGCAGGAAGGGATTCAGCCGGAAAGATAAAGTCGTTGAAGAGATGGTAGAGTACGTGCACTATCATATTCATGATCCGATGCTTTCAGTCGATGAGATTGCCGAACATGTCTCCTTGTCCAAAAAATACGTGCGTCAATTGTTTGACGAGGTGCGGGGCGTTTCGATATCGAACTATATCTTGAACACGCGTATTGACAAAGTGAAGGAGCTGCTGAGGAACACGGACCTGCCTATCACGGATATTTTCGAACAATCGGGATTCCAGACGAAAAGCCACTTCTTCACGGCGTTTAAGAAAGCGATGGGCATGACCCCAAATCAATACAGACTCAGTTCAAATGAAGCGAATGCATAA
- a CDS encoding ABC transporter permease encodes MKWQRRFGRGVVAEFSKNRYLYLLALPGTLFLIVFAYIPMSAHLLAFKDFRLSDGLWGSKWVGFDNFRYFFSGNDWLRVTYNTLFLNGLFLVFGLGFAVMLAIFLSEVISPLFKRVAQSFVFLPYFISWIVISMMTQALFSTSEGIINKTLNSLGFEGVEWYLTPSVWPAILTIIYIWKFAGYNSIIFLAGITGISPEYYESAKLEGATRFQQMIYITLPLLRPIILLMLLLGVGRIFYGDFGMIYAIVGDIGVLYPTTDVIDTFAYRALRQLGNFSTSSAVVLYQSVMGLITVVIFNAIAKRIDTDSRLF; translated from the coding sequence ATGAAATGGCAACGGAGATTCGGGCGGGGAGTGGTGGCTGAGTTTTCAAAAAATCGCTACTTGTATTTGTTAGCGCTTCCGGGCACATTGTTTCTTATCGTGTTTGCGTATATTCCGATGTCCGCGCATCTGCTCGCGTTTAAAGACTTCCGGCTATCGGACGGGTTGTGGGGAAGCAAATGGGTTGGATTTGACAACTTCAGATACTTTTTCTCCGGAAACGACTGGCTTCGCGTAACTTACAATACGCTCTTCCTGAACGGGTTGTTCCTAGTGTTCGGGCTTGGCTTCGCGGTCATGCTTGCTATCTTTTTAAGCGAGGTTATAAGTCCGTTGTTTAAGCGGGTTGCGCAATCATTTGTTTTTTTGCCTTACTTCATCTCATGGATTGTTATAAGCATGATGACGCAAGCCTTATTCAGCACATCGGAAGGGATTATTAACAAGACGCTAAATTCATTAGGATTTGAAGGGGTCGAGTGGTATTTGACTCCAAGTGTCTGGCCAGCTATTCTGACGATCATCTATATATGGAAGTTCGCGGGTTACAATTCGATCATCTTCCTGGCAGGGATAACGGGGATCTCCCCGGAATACTACGAAAGCGCCAAACTTGAAGGTGCAACTCGTTTTCAGCAGATGATCTACATCACTTTGCCGCTGCTCCGTCCCATTATCCTGTTAATGCTGTTGCTCGGTGTTGGCCGCATCTTTTACGGTGATTTCGGTATGATTTACGCAATTGTGGGTGATATCGGAGTTCTCTATCCGACGACGGACGTCATCGATACCTTTGCATATCGCGCTTTACGGCAGTTGGGCAACTTCAGCACTTCTTCGGCCGTTGTTCTTTATCAATCCGTCATGGGACTAATCACCGTAGTTATCTTTAATGCAATTGCCAAGAGAATCGACACAGACTCCAGATTATTCTAA
- a CDS encoding carbohydrate ABC transporter permease produces MVELRERAFVVMMYTVLVIFALVCFLPFWLVIINSFATETSIQTQGYQFFPRGFSLSAYEYLFSGKQLFSSYKVTLFVTTVGTLLAVLITATYAYTLSHPRVKYRNILSFLTYFTMLFGAGLVGFYMLIANWLGLKDSIWALILPYLLNPFYAFILVSFFRTLPFEMNEAATVDGANDLVIFFRIIWPISTPIIATVSLFYALSYWNDWWLSLLFVDNYKLHPLQMMIRQLMSNLNAKAYVAGSGTNYNIVVPTFGMQLAIVCVTIGPILFVYPFIQKYFVKGITIGAIKG; encoded by the coding sequence GTGGTTGAATTGCGGGAACGCGCATTTGTTGTCATGATGTACACCGTTTTGGTGATATTTGCTCTTGTTTGCTTTCTTCCGTTTTGGCTTGTCATTATTAACTCATTCGCAACCGAGACTAGCATCCAGACGCAAGGCTATCAGTTTTTTCCTCGTGGCTTCAGTCTGAGTGCATATGAATATTTGTTCTCGGGGAAGCAATTGTTTAGTAGTTACAAAGTGACGTTGTTCGTAACAACCGTCGGAACGTTATTAGCCGTCCTCATCACGGCAACGTATGCTTATACTTTGTCTCATCCTAGAGTTAAATATCGAAATATTCTTTCGTTTCTGACTTACTTTACGATGCTGTTCGGAGCCGGCTTAGTCGGGTTTTACATGCTTATAGCAAATTGGCTGGGTTTGAAGGATTCGATTTGGGCGCTTATTTTGCCTTACCTGCTGAATCCGTTTTATGCTTTCATCCTAGTCTCGTTTTTTCGCACACTACCTTTCGAAATGAATGAAGCGGCTACGGTGGACGGCGCTAATGATCTGGTTATTTTCTTCCGCATCATCTGGCCGATTTCAACTCCTATTATCGCTACGGTCAGCTTGTTTTACGCGCTTAGTTATTGGAACGATTGGTGGTTGTCGCTGCTGTTCGTTGACAATTACAAACTGCATCCGCTGCAAATGATGATTCGCCAGTTGATGTCCAATCTGAATGCAAAGGCGTATGTGGCTGGAAGTGGAACCAATTACAACATCGTTGTACCTACCTTTGGAATGCAGCTCGCGATTGTATGCGTGACGATCGGCCCGATTTTGTTTGTTTATCCGTTCATTCAAAAATATTTTGTCAAAGGCATTACGATTGGAGCTATAAAAGGGTAG
- a CDS encoding ABC transporter substrate-binding protein: protein MKRFVMLSMVFVLALSIFAGCAKSGDGGKASQEPTTSSQLADSTQPTADKLPQVTLKIMIPGDRPPDMDLIIAEAEKRMKDTINVKLDIVFVPWSDLAQKTQVTLGSGENIDLIFDAPWLHINQMISNGYYEPLDDLLAQYGKTVLEKRPQQMWDANKYGGKIMAVPLGVSYMSGNSYMIRKDIREKLGIEPIKTYDDMIKFAYAVKEKEKGLVPMTAAGSTAQQQYSLVNFRSLNDYQTHIRATHALGNSLTLYYKDNDGKVYNLFEDKDQVLTWLNDARKYYTDGLIYKDILSAKDFHQLFKSGKAAITPNGSFGLGDDFINSLKQNAPGAEVEMVTFFDSTKGANYANFKQWNFLAVPKVSKNKERAVMFMNWANEKDNYDLLSYGIKGKHWEEVGQDKMKLLDTTNYWGFGYVWVWNPVDERSEADGDPTTHALDMILRDADSFTTDILTGFEFDTSAIQNDISQYNTIEAKYYPAMFNGVVDPATTMKKFEGEAGPALKKIQNELQKQIDAFLAMKK from the coding sequence ATGAAGCGTTTTGTTATGCTCTCTATGGTATTTGTATTGGCATTATCCATCTTCGCAGGATGCGCAAAATCGGGTGACGGCGGGAAAGCATCGCAGGAGCCGACAACTTCGTCCCAACTGGCGGATTCGACGCAGCCGACAGCTGACAAGCTGCCGCAAGTGACGCTCAAAATCATGATTCCCGGGGATCGTCCGCCCGATATGGACCTGATCATTGCCGAAGCGGAGAAACGGATGAAAGATACGATAAATGTCAAGCTAGACATCGTTTTTGTACCGTGGTCGGATCTTGCACAAAAAACACAGGTGACGCTGGGATCCGGCGAAAACATCGACTTGATCTTTGACGCGCCTTGGCTGCATATCAACCAAATGATTTCCAACGGCTACTACGAACCGCTGGACGACCTGCTGGCCCAATACGGGAAGACCGTACTGGAGAAACGGCCGCAACAAATGTGGGACGCTAACAAATACGGCGGCAAAATCATGGCTGTCCCGCTCGGTGTAAGCTACATGTCCGGGAACTCGTACATGATTCGCAAAGATATCCGCGAGAAGCTGGGGATCGAGCCGATCAAAACGTATGACGACATGATCAAGTTCGCTTATGCGGTCAAGGAGAAAGAAAAAGGGCTGGTGCCGATGACGGCCGCAGGTTCCACGGCCCAACAGCAGTATTCGCTTGTTAATTTCCGGTCGTTGAATGATTATCAAACCCATATAAGAGCAACACATGCTCTTGGCAACTCCCTCACGCTCTATTACAAAGACAATGATGGTAAAGTGTACAACTTGTTCGAAGATAAAGATCAAGTTTTGACTTGGTTGAATGATGCCCGTAAATATTATACAGACGGGTTGATTTACAAAGATATTCTTTCGGCCAAAGATTTCCACCAGTTGTTCAAGAGCGGCAAAGCGGCCATTACGCCTAACGGCTCCTTCGGACTTGGTGATGACTTCATCAATTCGTTGAAGCAAAATGCTCCGGGCGCGGAAGTAGAGATGGTAACCTTCTTTGACAGTACAAAGGGCGCCAACTACGCCAATTTTAAACAATGGAACTTCCTTGCCGTTCCGAAAGTAAGTAAGAATAAGGAACGCGCGGTTATGTTCATGAACTGGGCGAACGAGAAGGATAACTACGACCTGCTTTCCTATGGCATCAAAGGCAAGCATTGGGAAGAAGTTGGGCAAGACAAAATGAAACTTTTGGACACCACCAATTATTGGGGATTCGGCTATGTATGGGTTTGGAACCCGGTTGATGAGCGTTCCGAGGCTGACGGCGACCCTACTACCCATGCGCTGGATATGATTTTGCGGGATGCGGACAGCTTCACGACGGATATTCTGACCGGTTTCGAATTTGACACTTCAGCCATTCAGAATGACATCAGCCAGTACAACACGATCGAGGCAAAATACTATCCCGCCATGTTCAACGGTGTGGTTGACCCGGCCACTACAATGAAGAAATTCGAAGGTGAGGCAGGTCCCGCACTGAAGAAAATCCAAAACGAGCTGCAAAAACAGATCGATGCCTTCCTAGCTATGAAGAAATAA